From Daucus carota subsp. sativus chromosome 6, DH1 v3.0, whole genome shotgun sequence, the proteins below share one genomic window:
- the LOC108225548 gene encoding uncharacterized protein LOC108225548, producing the protein MAAMKDSNRKKWNVIYNGLVSLIRKQQSELEILQDRIQLLNQSRISDANRIKQQRSQIRRLNKVREMERVVESAKARLFLSVKQTHSLTHKLVSETTESDLEDLKKWIDLLSPKCAELKEPLEKEVKKLKQDIEKLNSKKTSEVSALLKERDFVWNQYKTLETRLTDKLKKKEEEFKEADGKIRNLLAGMEELQASNKEKDDMIATLKNKMIKLEADSLTKSEEISLLSRELESIKKSKSDPVTPVLRSCMAKTGKNRITRNRNVTEKKELNSSRFAKEGSRSSKRKIGENSSIPDLPRLMTSRFKAPKVKCSPGT; encoded by the exons atggCAGCAATGAAAGATTCGAACCGCAAAAAATGGAATGTAATCTATAATGGGCTTGTATCATTGATTCGTAAGCAACAATCTGAGCTTGAGATTCTTCAAGACAGGATTCAATTGCTAAATCAAAGCCGGATTTCTGATGCTAATCGCATCAAACAACAACGCTCTCAG ATCCGGAGGCTTAATAAAGTCCGGGAGATGGAGCGGGTTGTAGAGTCCGCCAAAGCCCGGTTGTTTCTGTCTGTGAAGCAAACCCACTCTTTGACGCACAAACTTGTATCAG AAACTACTGAGAGTGATCTGGAAGATCTTAAGAAATGGATTGACTTACTGTCTCCGAAATGTGCTGAGCTCAAA GAACCACTGGAAAAGGAAGTCAAGAAACTGAAACAGGATATTGAGAAGCTAAATTCCAAGAAAACGTCTGAGGTGTCTGCTCTTTTAAAAGAGAGGGATTTCGTGTGGAATCAATATAAGACGCTGGAGACTCGTTTAACTGATAagttaaagaaaaaagaagaagaatttaAAGAAGCTGATGGGAAGATCAGAAATCTTTTGGCTGGTATGGAAGAATTACAGGCATCAAACAAAGAAAAGGATGATATGATTGCAACCTTGAAGAATAAGATGATTAAGTTGGAAGCTGACTCTCTGACAAAGTCTGAAGAAATTTCCCTACTTTCCAGGGAATTGGAGTCAATAAAGAAGTCCAAAAGTGATCCTGTGACACCTGTGTTACGTAGCTGTATGGCAAAAACAGGGAAGAATCGTATTACCCGCAACAGGAATGTAACAGAGAAGAAAGAGCTTAATTCTTCTCGATTCGCGAAAGAG GGATCTAGAAGTTCTAAGAGAAAAATTGGTGAGAACTCCTCCATCCCGGATCTTCCCAGATTAATGACATCCAGATTCAAAGCTCCTAAAGTAAAATGTTCTCCTGGTACATGA